From the Brassica napus cultivar Da-Ae chromosome A8, Da-Ae, whole genome shotgun sequence genome, one window contains:
- the LOC106360351 gene encoding S-protein homolog 2-like — MLLATLSYTTQMDIPKRHLSLFILIIFITTYSSNAGTNNNIPVPYGPSPPTYASSSPYAKKTVEIINDIGSIVSYHCKSKDDDFGVRSLQVDSSWSFSFGRQIFGRSLFFCYFVLPKIGSYWFDIYKEPRDSSGEFWCNNCVWKIRPLGPCRFNKITHEFDLCYPWNKNKSLY, encoded by the coding sequence ATGTTGTTAGCTACACTCTCCTATACCACCCAAATGGATATTCCAAAACGACACCTATCCTTATTCATATTGATTATTTTCATAACTACATATTCGTCAAATGCCGGCACAAACAACAACATTCCAGTTCCATATGGTCCATCACCACCAACATATGCGTCGTCTAGTCCTTATGCAAAAAAAACTGTAGAAATCATCAACGATATTGGTAGTATAGTCTCGTATCATTGTAAATCAAAGGACGATGATTTTGGTGTCAGAAGTTTGCAAGTGGATAGCTCGTGGTCGTTTAGTTTCGGGCGTCAGATATTTGGAAGGTCATtatttttctgttattttgTGTTGCCAAAGATTGGAAGCTATTGGTTCGACATATATAAAGAGCCCCGAGATAGTTCCGGCGAATTCTGGTGCAATAATTGTGTGTGGAAGATAAGACCGCTCGGACCTTGTAGGTTTAACaagataactcatgagtttgaTCTTTGTTATCCATGGAATAAAAATAAGTCCTTGTATTGA
- the LOC106359602 gene encoding outer envelope pore protein 16-2, chloroplastic-like — protein MDKSGGRKVMDEIRSFEKASLFDLGHPLLNRIADSFVKAAGVGALQAVSREAYFTVVDGAGFEASNMGPPSENAGSKKHRFPNL, from the exons atggaCAAGAGTGGAGGAAGAAAGGTAATGGATGAGATAAGGAGCTTTGAGAAGGCAAGTTTGTTTGATCTTGGCCATCCTCTTCTCAACCGCATCGCTGACTCTTTCGTCAAAGCCGCCGGt GTCGGAGCTTTACAAGCTGTGTCTAGGGAAGCTTACTTCACGGTGGTTGATG GGGCAGGATTTGAGGCAAGCAACATGGGTCCACCTTCTGAGAATGCTGGCAGCAAGAAACATAGGTTTCCTAATCTTTAG